A single window of Magnetococcus marinus MC-1 DNA harbors:
- the rpiB gene encoding ribose 5-phosphate isomerase B, translated as MRIFFACDHGASELKQHLMAYLAKRDRVELVDLGCDGTTSVDYPDYAATLCKAVLASAGDRGVLLCGTGIGISIAANRFAGIRAALCHDAYTARLCREHNDANVLVLGGRTTGPAVAEEMLDLWLDTPYAGGRHQRRLDKIESNAREV; from the coding sequence ATGCGCATTTTTTTTGCCTGCGACCATGGCGCCAGCGAGCTGAAACAGCACCTTATGGCGTACTTGGCCAAACGGGATCGTGTCGAGCTGGTGGACCTGGGCTGTGATGGAACGACCTCGGTAGACTACCCCGATTATGCCGCTACCCTGTGTAAAGCGGTGCTGGCCAGTGCTGGCGATCGTGGCGTGCTGTTGTGCGGTACCGGCATCGGGATCTCCATTGCCGCCAACCGCTTTGCCGGTATTCGCGCGGCACTCTGCCATGATGCCTACACCGCCCGTCTGTGCCGTGAACATAATGACGCCAACGTGTTGGTGCTGGGTGGTCGTACCACCGGTCCTGCGGTGGCCGAAGAGATGCTCGACCTCTGGCTGGATACCCCCTATGCCGGGGGACGCCATCAGCGCCGACTGGACAAAATTGAATCCAACGCCCGTGAGGTATAA
- a CDS encoding glycosyltransferase, translating to MPPTKHPLSVAYVNSIDLPDNRRAHAMQMLKNGQAWSQCVEQFEFITNVWWHNRNRLTVENMAAFYGLTHPFTLIPYPLRRLEQSQYRWLRELYFQLAAWRCKRKRVDLVYTRTYPLLAYTLKLGIPTVVETHSPPGRNEEADAMLSLADHPNLVALTTISEPLAERYRAFGVPADKIMVLPDGVDLERFEPALTLAEARQQLGLPLNQSIATYVGHLYEGRGIDTLLSAALKQPKVLFLIVGGYAKDMERWQHRAAQMGLENVRFEGFVANERVPLYLWAGDVLVMPYGNACTTTEWMSPLKLFEYMAAGRPIIASDFPILREVLENGKNGLLVPPDDGEALAAAMDALLADAPRRQALGAAALHQVRPYSWVNRVEQVINRFNRYGQ from the coding sequence ATGCCGCCTACCAAACACCCTCTTTCCGTGGCCTATGTCAACAGCATCGACCTGCCGGATAATCGACGGGCCCATGCCATGCAGATGCTTAAAAATGGACAGGCTTGGTCCCAGTGCGTGGAGCAATTTGAATTTATTACCAATGTCTGGTGGCATAATCGCAACCGCCTAACCGTTGAAAATATGGCGGCCTTTTATGGACTAACCCACCCCTTTACCCTAATCCCCTATCCCCTGCGCCGTTTAGAGCAGTCGCAATATCGTTGGCTGCGTGAGCTCTATTTTCAATTGGCCGCTTGGCGTTGTAAGCGCAAACGGGTTGATCTGGTCTATACCCGCACCTATCCCCTGCTGGCATACACGCTGAAATTGGGTATCCCTACCGTGGTGGAAACCCACAGCCCACCTGGTCGAAATGAAGAGGCTGACGCCATGCTGAGTCTGGCCGACCATCCAAATTTAGTGGCCTTGACCACCATCTCCGAACCTTTGGCTGAGAGGTATCGTGCCTTTGGCGTGCCCGCCGATAAAATCATGGTGCTGCCCGATGGGGTGGATTTGGAACGCTTTGAACCGGCCCTAACCCTTGCCGAAGCACGACAGCAGTTGGGCCTGCCCCTTAATCAGAGCATCGCGACCTATGTGGGGCACCTCTACGAGGGACGCGGCATTGATACCCTGCTGAGTGCGGCACTCAAGCAACCCAAGGTGCTGTTTTTAATTGTTGGTGGTTATGCCAAGGATATGGAGCGCTGGCAGCATCGTGCCGCGCAGATGGGGCTGGAAAACGTACGCTTTGAAGGCTTTGTGGCCAATGAACGGGTGCCGCTCTATCTATGGGCAGGGGATGTTCTGGTCATGCCCTACGGCAACGCTTGTACCACCACCGAGTGGATGTCGCCTCTAAAACTGTTTGAATACATGGCGGCCGGTCGGCCCATTATTGCATCGGATTTCCCCATTTTGCGGGAGGTACTTGAGAATGGGAAAAACGGCCTACTGGTTCCACCAGATGATGGCGAGGCGTTGGCCGCAGCCATGGATGCGTTGCTGGCCGATGCACCAAGGCGGCAGGCACTGGGGGCGGCGGCTCTGCACCAAGTAAGGCCATACAGTTGGGTCAATCGGGTGGAGCAGGTTATCAACCGCTTTAATCGCTATGGCCAATGA
- the rpsA gene encoding 30S ribosomal protein S1, whose translation MTDDLILDDIADEDFEALLEESFSKGVGREGSVVTGTIIQREGDEFIIDVGLKSEGRLTIREFYDADGQLTIGVGDSVDVFVERCEDQNGLAVLSREKAKREEAWVLLEEAFNDGKTVDGRIMGKVKGGYTVDLGGLAAFLPGSQVDVRPVHDISRLQEETQPFDILKMDRRRGNIVVSRRTVIEKHRENARSALLETLHEGMVLDGIVKNITDYGAFVDLGGLDGLLHITDMSWKRVKHPSAVVNVGDTVTVQVIKFNSDTQRISLGMKQLLIDPWEGIGAKYPAGAKFSGHVTNITDYGSFVELEPGVEGLAHVSELTWTKKNIHPSKILEVNQIVEVMVLDVDADRRRISLGIKQCQENPWEAFATSHPVGAMVKGEIKNITEFGLFVGLEGDIDGLVHLSDITWDTNAGEEVLKDFQKGQEVEAMVLSLDPDKERISLGLKQAQPDAWGQWVDANPKGNVVMGKVKEVLSSGVLVQLADEVDGHIRKAEFSQDDREGTNLTLETEVECRVMQVDRQKRKISLSIKAMEVQQERDAIKEYASDSSSAATSSLGEALSQALEKANAAE comes from the coding sequence GTGACTGACGATCTAATTCTTGATGATATTGCCGATGAAGATTTTGAAGCTCTGTTGGAAGAGTCCTTCAGTAAAGGTGTGGGCCGTGAGGGCTCCGTCGTTACCGGGACCATCATCCAGCGGGAAGGTGATGAGTTCATCATCGATGTAGGCTTGAAGTCTGAAGGACGCCTCACGATCCGTGAATTTTATGATGCCGATGGTCAGTTGACCATTGGTGTGGGCGACAGTGTGGATGTGTTTGTGGAGCGCTGCGAAGACCAAAATGGTCTGGCTGTGCTGAGCCGTGAAAAAGCCAAACGCGAAGAGGCATGGGTGCTTCTGGAAGAGGCTTTCAACGATGGCAAAACCGTCGATGGTCGCATCATGGGCAAGGTCAAGGGTGGTTACACCGTGGATCTGGGCGGTCTGGCCGCTTTCCTACCTGGTTCCCAGGTGGATGTGCGTCCCGTTCACGACATCTCCCGTCTGCAAGAAGAGACCCAGCCTTTCGATATTCTCAAAATGGATCGTCGTCGTGGCAATATTGTTGTCTCCCGTCGTACCGTTATCGAGAAGCATCGTGAAAATGCTCGCTCCGCACTGCTGGAGACACTGCACGAAGGTATGGTGCTCGACGGTATTGTTAAGAACATCACCGACTACGGCGCGTTCGTGGATCTGGGTGGTCTTGACGGTCTGCTACACATCACCGACATGTCCTGGAAACGTGTTAAACATCCTTCCGCCGTGGTCAATGTTGGCGATACCGTGACGGTGCAGGTTATCAAGTTTAATTCCGACACGCAGCGTATCTCCCTGGGTATGAAGCAACTGCTGATTGATCCCTGGGAAGGCATTGGGGCCAAATATCCCGCCGGTGCCAAGTTTAGCGGTCATGTCACCAACATCACCGATTACGGCTCGTTTGTTGAGCTGGAGCCCGGCGTTGAGGGTCTGGCCCACGTCTCTGAACTGACCTGGACCAAGAAAAACATTCACCCCTCCAAAATTCTGGAAGTTAACCAGATTGTTGAAGTGATGGTGCTGGATGTGGACGCCGACCGTCGCCGTATCTCCCTGGGTATCAAACAGTGCCAAGAGAACCCCTGGGAAGCCTTTGCCACCAGCCACCCCGTGGGTGCCATGGTTAAAGGCGAGATCAAAAATATCACCGAGTTTGGCCTGTTCGTGGGTCTGGAGGGTGACATTGATGGTCTGGTACACCTCTCTGACATCACCTGGGACACCAATGCTGGTGAAGAGGTGCTGAAAGATTTCCAGAAGGGCCAAGAAGTTGAAGCCATGGTGCTCTCCCTGGATCCCGATAAGGAGCGTATCTCCTTGGGTCTGAAGCAAGCCCAACCCGATGCTTGGGGTCAGTGGGTAGATGCCAATCCCAAGGGTAACGTTGTGATGGGTAAGGTTAAAGAGGTCCTGAGCTCCGGCGTGCTGGTGCAACTGGCCGACGAAGTGGATGGTCACATCCGCAAGGCGGAGTTCTCTCAGGATGACCGTGAGGGTACCAACCTGACACTGGAGACCGAAGTTGAGTGTCGTGTGATGCAGGTTGACCGTCAGAAGCGCAAAATCTCCCTCTCCATCAAAGCGATGGAAGTGCAGCAAGAGCGCGATGCCATTAAAGAGTATGCCAGTGATAGCAGCAGTGCCGCCACCAGCAGCTTGGGTGAGGCGCTCAGCCAAGCGCTGGAAAAGGCCAATGCCGCTGAATAA
- the cmk gene encoding (d)CMP kinase, with translation MAERLRIAVDGPAGAGKGTVCRAVARRYQWAYLDTGAIYRAVALHALNSENFEETSLAQWAAQMDFRFEVDAQGDAHAFLEGTEVTNKLRDEQVGETASQVAAMPAVRTALLDFQRNYGSPQSVILDGRDVGTVVLPDADLKIYLTASLQARAQRRTLELQGKGESVSMDRIKSRIEERDARDQSRATAPLAAAPDAQTVDTTYLSQTESIETVARLVASLLEKP, from the coding sequence ATGGCTGAACGCCTGCGCATCGCCGTCGATGGCCCCGCCGGTGCCGGTAAAGGTACCGTCTGCCGGGCCGTGGCCAGACGTTACCAATGGGCCTATCTGGATACCGGGGCCATTTACCGGGCCGTGGCCTTACATGCCCTAAATAGCGAGAATTTTGAGGAAACTTCGCTGGCTCAATGGGCCGCTCAGATGGATTTTCGCTTTGAAGTCGATGCCCAAGGTGATGCCCACGCCTTTTTAGAAGGGACCGAAGTCACCAACAAGCTACGGGACGAACAGGTAGGCGAAACCGCCTCCCAGGTCGCGGCCATGCCCGCCGTGCGTACCGCCCTGCTGGATTTTCAACGCAACTACGGTAGCCCCCAAAGCGTCATCCTAGACGGGCGCGATGTGGGCACCGTCGTCCTGCCCGATGCCGACCTGAAAATATATTTGACCGCCTCGCTACAAGCCCGCGCCCAAAGACGTACTTTGGAGTTGCAAGGTAAAGGTGAATCTGTTAGTATGGATCGGATAAAGAGTCGCATAGAAGAACGGGATGCCAGGGATCAAAGCCGGGCTACCGCACCTTTGGCGGCTGCGCCCGATGCCCAAACCGTCGATACCACCTACCTAAGCCAAACGGAAAGTATCGAGACGGTGGCGCGGCTGGTCGCTTCGTTACTGGAAAAGCCGTAA
- the aroA gene encoding 3-phosphoshikimate 1-carboxyvinyltransferase: MSSTHPGRTIRSGATQNLSGTIRPAADKSISHRSVIFGALAEGETHVKGMLEGEDVLRTITAFRTMGISIERCNEGEYRIQGQGLDGLKEPDDVLDMGNSGTAMRLLCGLLASQPFHSILTGDHSLRSRPMGRVVQPLTKMGARIRGRDGGRLAPLAIEGTELVPITYNSPIASAQVKSAIILAGLNTAGETTIIEPAVSRDHTERMLIAFGAEVTRDGNQVTIEGWPNLQGQEIEVPADISAAAFPMVAALITPGSDIILENVGMNPTRTGILDLLLAMGGNIQRLNEREVGGEPVADLQVRYSQLQGIEIDPTVVPRAIDEFPVFFVAAALAQGQTLVQGAEELRVKESDRITAMANGLKALGAIIEERPDGALITGNPDGLAGGASVDSFTDHRIAMSLLVAGLRCKESVLVQRCDNINTSFPSFSQLMNSLGFQLEDVSHG, encoded by the coding sequence ATGTCCAGCACCCATCCCGGACGCACCATCCGTAGCGGCGCCACGCAAAACCTCTCCGGCACCATCCGCCCCGCCGCCGATAAATCCATCTCCCACCGCTCCGTGATCTTTGGCGCCCTGGCCGAAGGCGAAACCCACGTTAAAGGCATGCTGGAAGGCGAAGATGTGCTGCGTACCATCACCGCCTTTCGTACCATGGGTATCTCTATCGAACGCTGCAACGAAGGTGAATACCGCATCCAAGGCCAAGGACTCGACGGCCTAAAAGAACCCGATGACGTGCTGGATATGGGTAACTCCGGTACCGCCATGCGCCTGCTGTGCGGCCTGCTGGCCAGCCAACCCTTTCACTCTATCCTCACCGGCGATCACTCCCTACGCAGCCGCCCCATGGGCCGCGTAGTGCAACCCCTAACCAAAATGGGCGCTCGCATCCGTGGCCGCGACGGTGGCCGCCTGGCCCCCCTCGCCATCGAAGGCACTGAACTGGTACCCATTACCTACAATAGCCCCATCGCCTCGGCCCAAGTGAAGTCCGCCATTATCCTGGCCGGACTCAATACCGCCGGCGAAACCACCATCATTGAACCCGCCGTCAGCCGCGACCACACCGAACGTATGCTCATCGCCTTCGGTGCCGAAGTGACCCGCGATGGCAACCAAGTGACCATCGAAGGCTGGCCCAACCTGCAAGGCCAAGAGATCGAAGTGCCCGCCGATATCTCCGCCGCCGCCTTCCCCATGGTGGCCGCCCTTATCACCCCAGGATCTGATATTATCCTGGAAAATGTGGGTATGAACCCAACCCGTACCGGTATTCTCGACCTGCTCCTGGCTATGGGCGGCAATATCCAACGCCTCAACGAACGGGAAGTTGGCGGCGAACCCGTGGCCGACCTACAGGTGCGCTACTCCCAACTCCAAGGCATCGAGATAGACCCCACCGTGGTGCCCCGTGCCATTGATGAGTTCCCCGTGTTTTTTGTAGCCGCCGCCCTCGCCCAAGGCCAAACCCTGGTGCAAGGCGCCGAAGAGCTGCGCGTTAAAGAGAGCGACCGCATCACCGCCATGGCCAACGGTCTTAAAGCCCTAGGTGCCATCATAGAAGAACGCCCCGATGGCGCACTTATTACCGGAAATCCCGACGGTCTGGCCGGTGGGGCCAGCGTAGACTCCTTTACCGACCACCGTATCGCCATGAGCCTGCTGGTGGCCGGCCTGCGCTGTAAAGAGTCCGTATTGGTGCAACGCTGCGATAATATCAATACCTCCTTTCCCAGCTTTTCCCAATTAATGAACAGTCTTGGTTTTCAATTGGAGGATGTCAGCCATGGCTGA
- a CDS encoding prephenate dehydrogenase produces MSVLIKRLTLIGVGLIGASLAQALRKRDLVGEIVGVDRRRASLDYALEQGIIDRVETHAARGVEGATLVLIATPVSTIVSMVEDCVAGLGRGVVVTDVGSVKGRIVERCEALMPEGCAFVGGHPIAGREHSGVEAALASLFDGARTILTPSSVTPRWALELVTEMWESVGATVESMEPHWHDQVLAATSHLPHLMAYNVVNTLSDLEDHLRTEVFRYAASGFRDFTRIASSDPTMWRDICLENKDAILSILGRFKSDLEKLTKRVEEEDADGLYGIFARSKDTRARILQENKILRGE; encoded by the coding sequence ATGTCTGTTTTGATAAAGCGGCTGACCTTGATTGGGGTTGGGTTGATTGGGGCATCTTTGGCGCAGGCGTTACGCAAGCGTGATTTGGTGGGTGAGATTGTGGGGGTGGATCGGCGTCGGGCGTCGCTGGATTATGCGTTGGAGCAGGGTATTATTGATCGTGTTGAGACGCATGCGGCGCGGGGTGTTGAGGGGGCGACGTTGGTATTGATTGCGACACCGGTTTCGACGATTGTGTCGATGGTGGAGGATTGTGTTGCGGGTTTGGGTAGGGGTGTGGTGGTTACGGATGTGGGTTCGGTGAAGGGGCGCATTGTGGAGCGGTGTGAGGCGTTGATGCCGGAGGGGTGTGCGTTTGTGGGGGGGCATCCTATTGCGGGGCGGGAGCATTCTGGGGTTGAGGCGGCGTTGGCATCGTTATTTGATGGGGCGCGAACGATTTTGACACCGAGTTCGGTTACGCCGCGTTGGGCGTTGGAGTTGGTGACGGAGATGTGGGAGTCGGTGGGTGCGACGGTTGAGAGCATGGAGCCGCATTGGCATGATCAGGTTTTGGCGGCGACGAGTCATTTACCGCATTTGATGGCGTATAATGTGGTGAACACCTTATCGGATTTGGAGGATCATTTACGCACGGAGGTTTTTCGGTATGCGGCGAGTGGTTTTCGGGATTTTACGCGCATTGCGTCGTCGGATCCGACCATGTGGCGGGACATATGTTTAGAGAACAAGGATGCGATTCTTTCCATTTTGGGACGTTTTAAGAGTGATTTGGAGAAGTTGACCAAGCGGGTTGAGGAAGAGGATGCGGATGGATTGTATGGTATATTTGCGCGTTCTAAGGATACCCGTGCGAGGATTTTGCAGGAGAACAAAATTTTGCGTGGGGAGTAG
- the pheA gene encoding prephenate dehydratase, protein MSHDPIDLNPSTLVELRDGIDAIDDRIHDLLMKRAELVMRVGELKGKGPAGTPFYRPEREAQIHRRLEGRHGGPLPVEAVHRIFREIISASLNLEKQLSVAYLGPEATFTHEAALKQFGSAFTMFSTRTITEVFHEVEIGRANFGVVPVENSLEGVVIHTLDRFVRSPLNICGEVLMPVELNLLARGGVLGEVRVIYGHFSALDQCAQWLSHYLPQVKRVEVASTAEAAERARREEGAGAICGPFAANRYGLVVIAEHIEDQARLENRFLVVGRESPAPSGADKTSIMVSFLDDPGFLHRILGVFAERGINLSRIESRPTQERAWDYLFFIDMEGHRQDEGVSAALEALGALSGVSVKILGSYPQHAL, encoded by the coding sequence ATGTCCCATGATCCGATAGATCTTAACCCTTCCACATTGGTGGAGCTGCGTGATGGTATTGATGCCATTGATGATCGCATCCATGATCTGCTGATGAAGCGGGCTGAGCTGGTGATGCGGGTGGGGGAGCTTAAGGGCAAGGGGCCGGCGGGTACGCCTTTTTATCGGCCGGAGCGGGAGGCGCAGATCCATCGTCGTTTGGAGGGGCGGCATGGGGGGCCGTTGCCGGTGGAGGCGGTGCATCGGATTTTTCGCGAGATTATTTCGGCTTCGTTAAATTTGGAGAAGCAGCTTTCGGTGGCCTATTTGGGGCCGGAGGCGACTTTTACGCACGAGGCGGCGTTGAAGCAGTTTGGGTCGGCTTTTACGATGTTTTCGACCCGTACGATTACCGAGGTGTTTCACGAGGTAGAGATTGGTCGCGCCAATTTTGGGGTGGTTCCGGTGGAGAATTCGCTGGAGGGGGTGGTGATTCATACATTGGATCGTTTTGTGCGGTCGCCTTTGAATATATGTGGTGAGGTTTTGATGCCGGTGGAGCTTAATTTACTGGCTCGGGGTGGGGTATTGGGTGAGGTACGGGTCATTTACGGTCATTTTAGTGCGTTGGATCAGTGTGCGCAGTGGCTTAGCCACTATTTACCGCAGGTTAAGCGGGTGGAGGTTGCTTCGACGGCGGAGGCGGCGGAGCGGGCTCGGCGGGAGGAGGGGGCGGGGGCGATTTGTGGTCCTTTTGCGGCCAATCGTTATGGATTGGTGGTGATCGCGGAGCATATTGAGGATCAGGCGCGGTTGGAGAATCGTTTTTTGGTGGTGGGTCGGGAGAGTCCGGCCCCTTCGGGTGCGGACAAGACGAGCATTATGGTTTCATTTTTGGATGATCCTGGTTTTTTGCATCGCATTCTTGGGGTCTTTGCGGAGCGAGGCATTAATTTAAGCCGCATTGAGTCGCGGCCTACGCAGGAGCGGGCGTGGGATTATCTTTTTTTTATTGATATGGAGGGGCATCGTCAAGATGAGGGGGTATCTGCTGCGTTGGAGGCGCTGGGGGCGTTATCTGGGGTATCGGTAAAGATTCTTGGCTCATATCCACAACACGCGCTGTAG